A region of the Campylobacter showae CSUNSWCD genome:
GCAAACAGCGCCTAAACCGCCTAAAAAAAGCGAAGAAGAGATCGCCCGTGAAGAAGAAGCTAAGATAAACGATATCTTAAAGCTTGAAATTTTAGAACTCGATCTAGGATATGGTCTGCTAAAGATCGCCGAGACCGATCTCATCGAGCGCATACGAGCGATGCGACGAAATATCGCGGCACAGCTTGGCTTCTTGATGCCAAAGATCCGCATCCGCGACAACCTCCAACTACCGCCAAACGAATACCGCTTCAAACTAAAAGGCGTCGTGATCGGACAGGGGGAAATTTACGCGGATAAATTTCTCGCGATGGATAGCGGGCTAGTTAGCGACAACATCGAGGGCATCCCGACCAAAGAGCCCGCGTTTGGTCTCGATGCACTATGGATCGATGCGAGCGTAAAAGAGGACGCAATACTAAGCGGCTACACGATCGTGGATCCCGCGAGTGTCATCTCCACGCATATGAGCGAGCTAATAAAGCAAAACGCTGCCGAGCTCCTAACCCGCCAAGAGACGCAAAATTTGCTCGACAAGCTAAAATCAGAATACCCCGTCATCGTCGAGGATACGCTGCGCATCGCGCCTATCGGAGTGATTCAAAAGGTGCTAAAAGCGCTACTAAAAGACCACATCCCGATAAAAGATATGCTAAGCATCCTAGAAGCGCTAAGCGACATAGCCGAGGTTAGCAAGAACCTAGATATGATCGTCGAGCATGTCCGCACCGCGCTTGCTCGCGCTATCACTTCGCTTTACGTCGATGAGGGAGGGCGGTTAAATTTCTACGTGATGGAGCCTGCCGCGCAGCAAAAACTGATCGACGCCGTGCAGTATAAAGACGGCGCGTATCACCTAATGATAAACGTCTCGCAGACCTCGGCGATCGTGCAGGCTCTGCGCGAGGCGAGGGCGAAGCGGCCGATCTCGGAATACGGCTCGATGATACTTTGCGTGGAGCCTAGCTTGCGTAAATTTATCGCCGATATCTGCGCGAATTTCGCCATAGATATCACTGTGCTTAGCTTTGCCGAAGTCGCAGCAAATACGCCGTTTGAGACGCTAGGCACGATAGAAATATCAAATTTGTAAGGAATAAAATGACCATCCACCACCTCTCGCACACCGATCTGGACGGATACGGCGCGCAGGTAATAACGAATCACTATTTTAAAAACGTTAAATTTTATAACTCGAACTATGGCAAGGAGATTGACGAGAAATTTGATCAAATTTTGGCTCAAATTTCGGATAAAAACACAGTCTCGGCGGAGTCAAATTTGGGCGGCGGGCAAAACGATATCTCGCAAAATGTGTCCGGAAATCACGGGGAAACCGAAGTGATTAAAAATGACGAAAAAGCGCTTATCCTGATAACGGATCTAAATTTAACCGTGGAGCAGTGCGAGGCCTACGAAAAGGCGCTCGCAAATAAAAACGCTAAAATTTTACTCCTAGATCATCACCAAAGCGGCGCCGAGTGCGCGAGCAAATTTGGCTGGTATTTTTTAGATAGCTCAAGGTGCGCGACTAAGATCACGCATGATTTTTTCGCTAAAATTTACGGCGTAGATGCGAGCCTAAATCACTTTAGCGACGTCGTAAACGCAGTCGACATCTGGCTAAAAGAGGACGTAAATTTTGAAATGGGTAAGGTCGGGCTAGGACTCGTCGCAAACGCAAAAGAGATAAACAAAACGATGTTTGAAGCAGAAAACTCGCGCTATCTTTTTTATCTAATCAAACGAGCGCGGGAGTTTTTCGACGCGGGAGACGACTATGTCGGGCTTGACGAGGCGATTTTTGGATTTAAAAAGGACTTTTTTAAAGAGGATAAAAACGATACGCTAAGCAACCTTATCTCGGCTTTCGTCGTTAAAAAACTAAGCGAAGAAAAAGAGAAATTTAGCATAAAGTATAACGATTTTAAGGGTATTTTGACCTATAATATCGGCAATACTTCCGTTATAGGCAATGATTTTTTAGTCGCAAATCCCGATGTTGATTTTTTCATCGACGTTACGAGCAAAAAGACGCTGAGCTTTCGCGCTAACGGCAAGGTAGACGTCAGCCAGATGGCTAAAAATTTAGTCGGCGGCGGCGGACACGTGAACGCTAGCGGCGGGCTTTTTGCGGGCTTTAAGGATAGCTTTAGCTATGAGAACGTAAAAGCACAGATAACCGACCTAATAACTAAAAAAACGATTTTACAAGGATAGAAAATGAAAGAAATAGAACCTACCGTGGACGAGCTAAGCTACGAGCTTTCGATGATGTTAGAGGCGATGCTTTATTATGCCGGCGTGAAAAAA
Encoded here:
- the flhA gene encoding flagellar biosynthesis protein FlhA, whose translation is MAKQKRNILTLVAPFLEPIVRFKGLTIVGVIIAILAIIIVPLPSAVLDFFLALSISISVLIILIAVYVPKPTDLSTFPTLILIITLFRLSLNIATTRMILSEGHNGPDAVSEIISSFGQFVVGGNYVIGVIVFTILVLINFMVVTKGSTRVSEVQARFTLDAMPGKQMAIDADLNAGLIDEKTARERREAIIGEANFYGAMDGSSKFIKGDAVAGIIITIINIVGGFLIGSFQYGLDMATSAQNYTILTIGDGLVSQIPGLITSTATAIIITRASKDDENFAEGSLTQLLGEYKTLLIVGFILFIFALVPGLPTLSLGFISLLFLSMGYIMKEVKEGKINLTAKAQSIGSVQGEEEGQTAPKPPKKSEEEIAREEEAKINDILKLEILELDLGYGLLKIAETDLIERIRAMRRNIAAQLGFLMPKIRIRDNLQLPPNEYRFKLKGVVIGQGEIYADKFLAMDSGLVSDNIEGIPTKEPAFGLDALWIDASVKEDAILSGYTIVDPASVISTHMSELIKQNAAELLTRQETQNLLDKLKSEYPVIVEDTLRIAPIGVIQKVLKALLKDHIPIKDMLSILEALSDIAEVSKNLDMIVEHVRTALARAITSLYVDEGGRLNFYVMEPAAQQKLIDAVQYKDGAYHLMINVSQTSAIVQALREARAKRPISEYGSMILCVEPSLRKFIADICANFAIDITVLSFAEVAANTPFETLGTIEISNL
- a CDS encoding DHH family phosphoesterase, with protein sequence MTIHHLSHTDLDGYGAQVITNHYFKNVKFYNSNYGKEIDEKFDQILAQISDKNTVSAESNLGGGQNDISQNVSGNHGETEVIKNDEKALILITDLNLTVEQCEAYEKALANKNAKILLLDHHQSGAECASKFGWYFLDSSRCATKITHDFFAKIYGVDASLNHFSDVVNAVDIWLKEDVNFEMGKVGLGLVANAKEINKTMFEAENSRYLFYLIKRAREFFDAGDDYVGLDEAIFGFKKDFFKEDKNDTLSNLISAFVVKKLSEEKEKFSIKYNDFKGILTYNIGNTSVIGNDFLVANPDVDFFIDVTSKKTLSFRANGKVDVSQMAKNLVGGGGHVNASGGLFAGFKDSFSYENVKAQITDLITKKTILQG